The Haematobia irritans isolate KBUSLIRL chromosome 1, ASM5000362v1, whole genome shotgun sequence DNA segment ATGTGGTGAGGGCTTTGTGGGAAAATGGTAAacacttcaattaaaattaatcaagaaaacttcaattacgaacattatataaataatttttatctttGTGTAGCCTCGCTAAGATGCTGCGTTGATGGAGGGGCAAATCGATGGCTTCATTTTCTAAGATCAGAGTCCAATAAAGAATACAATCTCCAACTACCAGATTTTATAACTGGCGATTTTGATTCAATAACTGCCGATACAAGTGATTACTTTAACAAGATGAACGTTAAGAGGATTCATACACCTGACCAAAACCATACAGATTTTAGCAAGGCTGTGGACATTATAAAACCCTTACTTAAGAATAAAAAGGTTTTATGTCATACatctcttgtatttttgttctaattttattttgtatattgtAGATACAAGATATAATTGTTTTCCATGACACATCTGGACGTTTCGATCAAATCATGGCCAATGTAAATACTTTATTTACCCGTTATGATGAGTACTGTCGAATATATTTGCTTGGCAGTTGTGCTTTGTCATGGTTGCTTAAACCGGGTAAACATTCCATTTCTATACCTTCATATTTGGTTAACGAAAAAAGATGGTGCTCTCTAATACCAATTGGACACGAAGCTACAAATGTTACGACATCTGGTTTAAAATGGAATCTAAGTAAGTAGAACTCATATGCAaagagtacacagaaaaaaatttcaccaaaatttttccaattaaagtcttaattgagttctaaaaaatattcaattaaaaatttaattgattcaacaatttttttaattgaaacaaaaatcaatcacaaaaattaatagtatcaattaattttttaatttactttcaattaattttttaattgatttatcatttctgtgatcgaagacatttaaattaaaatattaattgaaatgtcttcaataaattaaatagtatttttttatatttttaattgactttcaattaattttttaattgatttatcatttctgtgatcgaagaaatttcaattaaaatattaattgaaatgtcttcaataaattaattagtattttttctttgtaatcACACTCCATATttcatacacccaaagaaatttgttagtggtCACAtgggaaaagtctgctaaaacagaaaaaaacaagtaattatatacggcagtaagttcggccaggccgaatcttatctgcctccaccatagatggcgtagaaagttctacttaAGATTATTATGATTAAGATTACCGAAggcgaggtatcttaaaatatattaaacaaacaaaccactgtggtatcacaatggactgaatagtctaagtgagcctgatacatcgggctgccacataacctaacctaacctaaacaaaaaaaaaagacacttaaatacgtatataattcagttcatgatcggtatatataagaGAGTctctaaataattacgaaccgatatgaactgttgcatggtaattagagagccagaagtgaaatattggggcttctttatatgggggctatatacaattatgaaccgatatggaccaatttttgtgtgatgggaTCGATATGAAAAAAGTTTGgctctccaagagactccgcaaacaaaatcttgggatcggattatatgggggctatatacaagtatgaactgatatgggcccatttttgttttattggggGGTCGTTTTatctgggggttatatataactagatACCCATATGTAACAATGGTTCTAATcggccatatttttttttttttttttttatttatttatttcaaaatttttcgtaaTACAAAGCCTATAAGgccaattaatttatattacttATGACAAATCCTgagtaattattattatatttataagtcAAGTACTCAAATTATTCTATATACATTTCTAATATTATTCCTGCAATATTAAAGTGGCTCCCCATATCCTTGCACAAagcaccaaattccaaccgaatcgaatgaaatttgctccggaggtcaaatctgggtatcggtttatatggggggcctatatataataatggaccgatttggaccaatttttgcacggatgttagaggccatatataaacaatttcaatcggatcgtatgaaatttgagatcaaatctggggatcgatcgtaccgaatttcaaccggatcggatgaaattttctcctccaacaggatccgcaaaccaaatctgggggtccatttatatgggggctatacgtaaaagtgatctgatatggcccatttgcaataccatacgacctacatcaataacaactacttgtgccaagattcaagtcgatagcttgtttcgtt contains these protein-coding regions:
- the LOC142220784 gene encoding thiamine pyrophosphokinase 1, translating into MKQLFATITSQQQHIYYIGWFHSLITTIVVQRRYLGMVDANGGDNVPLEMNYIWHPGNIFNEPFNADRSHGCIVLNREIKIPPHVVRALWENASLRCCVDGGANRWLHFLRSESNKEYNLQLPDFITGDFDSITADTSDYFNKMNVKRIHTPDQNHTDFSKAVDIIKPLLKNKKIQDIIVFHDTSGRFDQIMANVNTLFTRYDEYCRIYLLGSCALSWLLKPGKHSISIPSYLVNEKRWCSLIPIGHEATNVTTSGLKWNLNHSSLYFGGMVSSSNTYSSTEVEIETNSALIWSMGVFSFVDD